The following proteins come from a genomic window of Pleuronectes platessa chromosome 2, fPlePla1.1, whole genome shotgun sequence:
- the slc16a1a gene encoding monocarboxylate transporter 1a, with product MAPAVGGPRGYTPPEGGWGWMVVVGAFISIGFSYAFPKSITVFFKEIEVIFDVTSSQVSWISSIMLAVMYGGGPISSILVNKYGSRPVMMAGGCLSGLGLVAASFCNSVEELYFCIGVVGGLGLAFNLNPALTMIGKYFYKRRPIANGIAMAGSPVFLSTLAPLNTWFFDRFGWRGSFLILGGLLFNCCVAGSLMRPIGPKPKPVEESTESKTVIQTINSFIDLSLFKHRGFLLYILGNIIMFFGLFAPLVFLSNFAKSKEIPKEKAAFLLSVLAFVDMVARPSMGMVANTKWVRPRIQYFFAASVLYNGVCHVLAPMSVDYTGFVIYAIFFGFAFGWLSSVLFETLMDLVGAQRFSSAVGLVTIVECGPVLLGPPLLGRFNDIYHDYKYTYQGCGIILIVSSVFLFAGMGLNYRLLDKEKREEEKRARGGGGEQESNRDNAAKEVADARKTDDTV from the exons ATGGCGCCCGCCGTCGGTGGCCCTCGAGGCTACACACCACCCGAAGGCGGCTGGGGCTGGATGGTGGTGGTCGGGGCTTTCATATCAATCGGCTTCTCTTATGCATTCCCCAAGTCCATCACGGTCTTCTTCAAAGAGATCGAGGTGATCTTCGACGTGACCAGCAGCCAGGTGTCCTGGATCTCCTCCATCATGTTGGCCGTGATGTACGGCGGAG GTCCCATCAGCAGCATCCTGGTGAACAAATATGGCAGTCGTCCTGTTATGATGGCCGGAGGATGTCTGTCTGGTTTGGGCCTTGTTGCTGCCTCATTCTGCAATTCTGTTGAAGAACTGTACTTTTGTATTGGAGTGGTGGGAG GTTTGGGTTTGGCCTTCAACCTCAACCCAGCCCTCACCATGATTGGAAAATACTTCTACAAGAGGCGTCCTATTGCTAATGGCATTGCGATGGCCGGCAGtcctgtgttcctctccaccCTGGCTCCTCTGAACACCTGGTTCTTCGACCGGTTCGGCTGGAGAGGAAGTTTCCTGATCCTCGGCGGCCTGCTCTTCAACTGCTGCGTGGCCGGGTCCCTCATGCGGCCAATCGGACCCAAACCCAAACCAGTGGAAGAGTCCACAGAGAGTAAGACAGTGATCCAGACCATCAACAGCTTCATTGACCTCTCTCTGTTCAAACACCGTGGGTTTTTGCTTTATATCCTGGGCAACATCATCATGTTCTTCGGCCTCTTTGCTCCTCTGGTGTTCCTCAGCAACTTTGCCAAGAGTAAAGAGATCCCTAAAGAAAAAGCAGCCTTCTTATTGTCTGTGCTGGCCTTTGTCGACATGGTCGCCCGGCCCTCAATGGGCATGGTAGCAAATACCAAATGGGTGCGGCCCAGGATACAGTACTTCTTTGCTGCCTCTGTGCTGTACAACGGTGTGTGCCACGTCCTAGCTCCCATGTCAGTGGACTACACAGGCTTTGTCATTTACGCCATCTTCTTTGGGTTCGCCTTTGGCTGGCTGAGCTCAGTGCTTTTTGAGACCTTGATGGACCTGGTGGGAGCTCAGCGCTTCTCCAGCGCTGTCGGCCTGGTCACTATTGTGGAGTGTGGGCCGGTGTTGCTGGGCCCCCCTTTGCTTG GAAGGTTCAATGACATCTATCATGATTACAAGTACACGTACCAGGGCTGCGGGATCATCCTCATCGTCTCCAGCGTCTTCCTGTTTGCGGGGATGGGACTCAACTACCGGCTGCtggacaaagagaaaagagaggaggagaagagggccCGGGGGGGAGGTGGAGAGCAGGAGTCCAACAGGGACAATGCCGCCAAGGAAGTGGCGGACGCAAGGAAGACAGACGACACCGTCTAA
- the si:ch211-105j21.9 gene encoding sialomucin core protein 24-like, with amino-acid sequence MDTLSAVLTCCLLAISFAAVQTVEGHSLTTKPSVSDYMTQTTELMMSSHTTGNTASTSKVNENTTTAFSSTTWNNETINQTTINLQTSQSTTILAPLTNSTTLTTSTPAALTPTSTVLTVPTSETTTGYTRTPDTTAITSANSTRTVNTTSHSVDATTQGLRLNISEQNLTIVFSVVLGVFAVSLVVFMFRRCRQKTQYLHQPLNNSDCADAFVADDDTLVISGGLYDGHPMDDNAPAAPDDQSRFRLEFLH; translated from the exons ATGGATACCCTCTCTGCTGTTTTGACTTGTTGCCTTCTGGCCATTTCTTTTGCTGCGGTGCAAACAGTAGAAGGGCATTCCCTCACAACAAAACCTTCTGTCTCAGACTACATGACACAAACAACTGAATTAATGATGTCATCGCACACCACGGGAAACACAGCTTCTACATCAAAAGTGAATGAGAACACAACAACCGCGTTCAGCAGCACAACCTGGAACAATGAAACAATCAACCAAACTACAATCAACCTGCAGACTTCTCAGTCAACCACCATCTTGGCTCCTCTGACAAACAGCACCACCCTGACGACCAGCACGCCTGCTGCTCTCACTCCAACATCGACTGTGTTGACAGTGCCCACGAGTGAGACCACAACAGGTTACACAAGGACTCCTGACACTACGGCAATTACAAGCGCGAATTCAACTCGCACTGTTAATACGACTTCACATTCAGTGGACGCAACCACACAAG GTTTAAGACTAAACATTTCAGAACAGAACTTGACGATTGTCTTCAGCGTGGTACTGGGAGTTTTTGCCGTGTCCCTGGTCGTATTCATGTTTCGAAGATGCAGACAAAAAACCCAATACTTGCATCAGCCTTTAAACAACTCTGACTGCGCGG ATGCTTTCGTAGCCGATGATGACACGCTCGTAATCTCTGGAGGACTTTATGACGGCCATCCCATGGATGATAATGCACCTGCAGCCCCAGACGACCAATCTCGGTTTCGCCTCGAGTTCCTTCACTGA
- the sycp1 gene encoding synaptonemal complex protein 1, producing MERDRAFNFKLLVPPRVSAGQVSAVRPQEAVDKCGDFMNTLQQEYSTYFDKGQKMAFPDTSMVTPTKPTRQDFYKMKVVPPMEKDEDKSNPGQLYTKLLDEVDKIKDWKVKVDSDTVQKERRLQENKRTIETQRKAIQDLQFGNESLSLKLEEQIGENEDLRNKNNATRNLCNILKDTFQRSTEKMHLFESEREETHQLFLENSESVQKLIGVFENLCIRVEADQQELHKVKEGLLQFEELKVKYCQEYNMKEEEVAELQTQLKNKENEVQKILLDLKEAQQQGKQLQEATNQQNELLKSSAAELKSLLQKLQTAEHQREETQKNHEATAAALKQSKDECAQIIQSKDLSLQELETVKIQQAEKLEKIQTTVEELQSSLALEMWRAQELEEKLMANNEELEIRSVVSRESKEQNVEKDGQIQILENELDIKLKSIESMKNKVNVTEVRVVELSAELSKKTEEVQLFKSELEMASAENHLLKKACQAAEKAQEDLKRKSTVTELKVQELEGHLFTEKKKNKDETEQLRKEATNHKAKYEELLSNFDELQSEKMFIQQQFEFGSSNAKATEANVWESEEKAAKLTKEIQRLEEENVSLHEEVKSVNTRFQRKCQETETLEKKIEENCELLQDEVTEKQKLIKTVEAKLFNFQRKIEVKQKAQEEYQKENKMLKKQIAKEITKSSQLENVISDLQDESLSLKKQNEEDQQELLKDLENKSTFTAELENEVQKLKVTAAEAAKHKEEAELKCQQKIADMVVLMEKHKSQYERMVEEKDEELEDNKKRESGAVAQSKSLELDLLKLQTEKDELKKELKTEITKRENLQKELIDLKTEMSSMKFTLLSKATTKQSPASNRKQDGCSETPKESASKRHVFDFCSTRRTPSYSRDHGSAAVLKSVEPDTESLRSSFGTTPKKKDFHMDDSKPSKTLTYKVGGASKIKSYRIRTPPSDEKAARWKKTTIELDPKSDSSDHNDLLTFANESATVFSASHCKLDTFKKSPVTHKSPGNFLKLAAMKRMRDAGWTAVTSCDKKKKKNSEKIFA from the exons ATGGAGCGAGACCGAGCTTTTAACTTCAAACTGCTGGTGCCGCCCCGGGTGAGCGCCGGACAGGTGTCTGCTGTGAGGCCTCAGGAGGCTGTGGACAAGTGCGGGGATTTCATGAATACATTACAGCAG GAGTACAGTACCTACTTTGACAAAGGGCAAAAGATGGCTTTTCCCGATACTAGTATGGTGACACCAACTAAACCCACCAGACAAG ACTTTTACAAGATGAAAGTTGTGCCACCGATGGAAAAAGATGAG GATAAGAGTAATCCTGGACAGCTCTATACCAAGCTGCTTGATGAAGTTGATAAAATCAAGGACTGGAAGGTCAAAGTGGATTCTGACACAGTACAGAAGGAAAGAAGACtccaagaaaacaaaagaacaataGAAACTCAGCGCAAGGCCATTCAGGACTTAcag TTTGGTAATGAAAGTCTCAGTTtaaagctggaggagcagatcGGTGAAAATGAGGATTTGAGGAACAA AAACAACGCAACCAGGAACCTATGTAACATACTGAAGGACACCTTTCAGCGGTCAACTGAGAAAATGCATCTCT TTGAATctgaaagagaagaaactcaTCAGCTCTTTCTGGAAAACAGTGAAAGTGTTCAG aaACTGATTGGAGTATTCGAGAACCTCTGCATCCGAGTAGAAGCTGATCAACAAGAATTGCACAAAG TGAAAGAAGGCTTGCTGCAGTTTGAAGAACTCAAAGTGAAATATTGTCAAGAATACAacatgaaagaggaagag GTTGCAGAGCTTCAAACACAACTTAAGAATAAGGAAAATGAAGTACAAAAAATCCTGCTTGACCTGAAGGAAGCCCAGCAGCAGGGCAAACAACTTCAGGAGGCCACAA ATCAACAAAATGAACTTCTGAAAAGCTCAGCAGCCGAACTGAAATCTCTTCTTCAAAAGCTGCAAACAGCCGAGCATCAGCGTGAAGAAACTCAG AAAAATCACGAAGCCACTGCTGCAGCACTGAAACAGAGTAAAGATGAATGTGCTCAGATCATCCAAAGCAAAGACTTAAGCttgcaggagctggagacagTTAAAATTCAACAAGCTGAGAAGCTGGAGAAGATTCAGACAACCGTTGAAGAGCTACAGAGTTCATTGGCCTTAGAGATGTGGAG GGCTCAAGAGCTTGAGGAGAAACTCATGGCAAACAACGAGGAACTAGAGATAAGGAGTGTCGTTTCAC GTGAGTCCAAGGAGCAGAATGTTGAGAAAGACGGGCAGATCCAAATCCTTGAAAATGAACTG GACATAAAATTAAAGTCCATTGAGTCCATGAAGAATAAGGTTAACGTAACTGAAGTCAGAGTGGTGGAACTGTCCGCTGAGCTTTCAAAGAAAACTGAAGAAGTTCAGCTATTTaag AGTGAATTGGAGATGGCCTCTGCTGAAAACCATCTACTGAAGAAGGCTTGTCAAGCTGCTGAAAAAGCACAAGAAGATTTAAAGAGGAAATCCACTGTGACTGag CTCAAAGTGCAGGAGCTTGAGGGGCATTTGTTtactgagaagaagaaaaataaagacgAGACGGAGCAACTGAGGAAAGAAGCCACAAACCACAA AGCAAAGTATGAAGAGCTGTTATCTAACTTTGATGAGCTTCAGTCTGAGAAGATGTTCATTCAGCAGCAGTTTGAGTTTGGATCGTCTAATGCGAAAGCTACTGAGGCAA ATGTTTGG GAGAGTGAGGAGAAGGCTGCAAAGCTCACAAAGGAAATTCAAAGACTTGAAGAAGAAAACGTATCTTTACA CGAGGAAGTAAAGTCCGTTAATACCAGATTCCAAAGGAAATGTCAAGAAACTGAGACGCTGGAGAAGAAAATTGAAGAAAAC TGTGAACTTCTGCAGGACGAAgttacagaaaaacaaaaactgatcaaaactgtggaagcaaag ttgttCAATTTCCAGAGAAAGATTGAAGTTAAACAAAAAGCCCAGGAGGAATATCAGAAAGAG aataaaatgctTAAGAAACAAATTGCAAAGGAGATCACAAAATCCAGTCAGCTTGAAAATGTG ATCAGTGATCTTCAGGATGAGTCCCTTAGCCTTAAAAAACAGAACGAAGAAGACCAACAGGAGTTGCTCAAGGATCTTGAGAATAAATCAACCTTCACAGCAGAGCTTGAGAATGAG GTACAGAAGCTCAAAGTAACAGCAGCAGAGGCCGCCAAGCACAAAGAGGAAGCAGAACTCAAGTGTCAACAGAAGATAGCAGATATGGTCGTTCTTATGGAGAAACATAAG AGCCAGTACGAGCGCATGGTTGAAGAAAAGGATGAAGAGCTCGAGGACAACAAGAAGAGGGAGTCGGGGGCTGTTGCCCAATCGAAATCCCTG GAGTTGGATCTCTTGAAGCTTCAGACTGAAAAAGATGAACTCAAGAAAGAGCTGAAGACAGAAATAACAAAGAGG GAAAACCTGCAGAAGGAGCTCATTGATCTGAAGACAGAAATGTCATCAATGAAATTCACTCTGCTGTCAAAAGCAACGACCAAGCAG TCACCTGCTTCAAACCGTAAACAAGACGGATGTTCAGAGACTCCAAAGGAAAGTGCTTCAAAGAGACACGTGTTCGACTTCTGCAGTACCAGGAGAACTCCCTCATACAGCAGAGACCATGGAAGTGCTGCCGTTCTGAAGAGCGTG gAACCTGACACTGAATCTCTCAGATCCTCATTCGGAACCACACCAAAGAAAAAG GACTTTCACATGGACGACTCGAAACCCTCTAAAACTCTGACCTACAAGGTTGGCGGAGCATCAAAGATCAAA TCCTACAGAATAAGAACGCCACCTTCTGATGAAAAAGCAGCGCGCTGGAAGAAGACTACCATCGAGCTCGACCCTAAGTCTGACAGCTCTGATCATAATGATCttctg ACCTTTGCAAACGAATCAGCAACTGTTTTTTCTGCTTCACACTGCAAACTCGACACCTTCAAAAAG AGCCCGGTCACTCATAAGTCACCAGGGAACTTCCTGAAGTTGGCTGCAATGAAGAGAATGAGAGATGCTGGTTGGACCGCAGTGACCAGCtgtgacaagaagaagaagaagaacagcgAGAAGATCTTTGCATAA